The following is a genomic window from Desulforhopalus sp..
CCTCCCGTTCCCCAACCCCTGGCAATGGGCATTTCCCGCGAACCATAGGGGACTTGATAGCCTGGAATCGCGACGGCCTTGAGGATGGCGCGGCGTATCTCCTTCTTGGCACCCTCGTCCATAAAACCAAAGGGATATCCGACCCGGTGCTCCGAGCCGTTGTCCTGCCCGTCATTTCTTTTCGGCCATTCATGCAGCGGCATTGGTATCCTCCTTGCCCTTGGCGCGGGCCAGATCCTCGGTTTTTCTGAGACGATCGAGATCGGAGAGGAAGTCGACGTAGTGGGGGAGTTTCCAGTGATTGCAAAAGCCCATCGCCTCAATGCCGTCGGTATGGTAGAGGACGAATTCCTGATCCTCAGCCGGACTTTTCGGGGTTTTGGTGCGGGTGCAGCGATCAAGGATGGCCATGGAAATCGCCTTGATCTCGTTTTGGCCGAAACAGAGTCCGTAGCCGAGACTGAACATCGGCATGCCGTCCTCACCCTCCATCCGGGCCAGCACCTCGGCCTCGGTGACCTTCACCTCGCCGATAACATAGGGCTCGCCGCTAACTGGATGGCGGGTGGTCAGCGGTAGATAGCCGACCCGCAATTCGCCGAGAGTCGGATGAATATTGCCGTAACCGCGCATACTTGAATAGGCAAGGGCGAGCATGCCGCCGGTCTCGCCCCGAGCCAGGGCCTGCAGGGATGCACTGCGCGGCGCGGGAAAGGTGAGGGGCTGGCGGGTTATGTCAGCAATTGCTTCTTCCTGCGGACTTGGTGCCGGAATATCCGCCAATAAACCTT
Proteins encoded in this region:
- a CDS encoding carbon-phosphorus lyase complex subunit PhnI; protein product: MGYVAVKGGNEAIEESCRLFAYERTKGASPPLLVDQIREQLYLAVDRVMSEGGLYAPELAALALKQTAGDTFEASFVLRAFRATQQRLGYSLPTGTENMRIIRRISSAFKDIPGGQILGATSDYTLRIIDFDLLSDDEARRSAFRERIFRHLPLDVEIPQTFPKVISILRREGLLADIPAPSPQEEAIADITRQPLTFPAPRSASLQALARGETGGMLALAYSSMRGYGNIHPTLGELRVGYLPLTTRHPVSGEPYVIGEVKVTEAEVLARMEGEDGMPMFSLGYGLCFGQNEIKAISMAILDRCTRTKTPKSPAEDQEFVLYHTDGIEAMGFCNHWKLPHYVDFLSDLDRLRKTEDLARAKGKEDTNAAA